In the genome of Gaiellales bacterium, the window GCCGAACGCGCGGGAGGCGCCGCCGTGAGCCGGGTCGACCCGCCAGTTGGTGTCGCCGACCAGGGCCAGCCAGTCCTGGAGGTAGGAGCCGTGCAGGAAGTGCAGGCGGCCGGCCTCGTCCGCCGCGATCCTGGCCCGTGCCTCGCGCACGGTCGGGTAGTACCGGTATACGAACGGGACGGCGGTCACGGCCGCGCTGCGCCGCGCCAGGTCGGCGAGCATGGCCGCGTCATCGCGGGTGGTGGCCAGCGGCTTCTCGCAGATCACGTGCTTGCCGGCGGACGCGGCCGCGACGCAGATGTCGCGGTGCAGGTCGTTCGGCGCCCCGATGCAGACGACGTCGACGTCCGGCTGCTCGATCAGCGCCCGGTAGTCGGTGTGGTGGCGGGGGATGCCGCGCTTCGCGGCGAAGCGGGCGGCGTTCCCCGGCGTGGGCGAGGCGACGCCCCGCACGGCCGCGGCCGGGACATGCGAGAACCCCTCGAAGTGGGCCTCGGCGATGAAACCCGAGCCGATCAGTCCGATGCCGACGTCCCGCATCGCGCCACCCTACCGCAGCCGGGCGGCGCGCAGAACTCGCCCTAAGGGTCGCGGCGCAGACCGCCGACTAGTGACCCATGTCGTCGGGCCTTCGCCGGCTTTTCGCTGCAATCCCGCGTGTGCGCGCACGTGCGGGCGCGCCCGGCACCGGCGAGGAGGACGACCGCTCGCTGCTCGCCCTGATCGTCGAGACGCAGCGCGACATCGCCGCCGCCGGCTCGAACGTCGAGGCCGTGATGGAGCTCGTGCTGGCCCGCTCGCAGGCACTCACCGGGGCGGACGGCGCGATGGTCAGCCTGGTCGACGGCGACGAGCTCCTGACCCGGGCCGCCTCCGGGATCAGCGCCGGCCTGGTGGGGCGGCGGCGGCCGCTGCGCGAGACCGTGGCCCGGGCCGCGATCGAGGGCCGCGTCCCGCTCCTCATCTCCGACCGCAAGAGCGAGTCACTGATCTGCGTGCCGCTCTTCCAGGGCGAGCAGGTCATCGGCGCGCTCAGCGTGCTCGGCGCCTCGGAGACGCGCCTCGACGAGCGCAACCGGCAGACGATGGAGATGGTCTCGGTGATCCTGTCGGCCGCCGTCAGCTACGCCGCGCTGGTCGCCCAGTCGGAGCTGAGCGAGTACCAGGCCGTCCACGACGCGCTCACCGACCTGCCCAACCGCACGCTCTTCCGCCAGCGGATCGCCCACGCGGTCGCGGACGGCGAGGCCGAGGGCGGCTTCGCGGTCGTGATCATGGATCTCGACCGCTTCAAGGAGATCAACGACTCGATGGGCCACCACGCCGGCGACGCGCTCCTCGTCGAGGTCGCGCGCCGGGTCGAGGGCGCCCTGCGCACCTCCGACATGGTCGCCCGCCTGGGCGGCGACGAGTTCGGCCTCCTGCTCCGGGCGCCCACCGGGACGGCCGGCCTCGAGACCGTGCTCGACCTCGTCCGCGAGGCGATCGAGGCGCCGATCATGTTCCACGACGTGCCGCTCGCGATCTCGGCCTCGATGGGCGTCGCCGCCTTCCCCGAGCATGGCCGCGACGTCGAGACCCTGCTGCGCCACGCCGACGTCGCCATGTACGCCGCCAAGCGCTCCGACCTGCCGTTCGCGCTCTACGACGAGGCCGACAACCGCAGCGACCCGTCGCGCCTCGCGCTGATCGCGGAGCTGCGGCGCGGCCTGCGCCGGCGCGAGCTCGTGCTGCACTACCAGCCCAAGGCGCGCCTGGCGAGCGGCGTCGTCGACTCGGTCGAGGCGCTCGTGCGCTGGAATCACCCCGAGCGCGGCCTGGTCTTCCCCGACGCCTTCATCCCGCTCGCCCAGGAGACCGGCCTGATCCGGCCGCTCACCCGCCACGTGCTCGAGGAGGCCGTGCGCCAGGCCCGCGAATGGCAGCTGGCCGGGCTCGAGCTGGCCGTGTCGGTGAACCTGTCGGCGCGCAACCTGCTCGACGTCGAGTTCCCCGACCAGGTCGAGCGGCTGCTGACCGAGGCCGGCCTGCCGCCCGCGCTGCTCGAGCTCGAGATCACCGAGACGACGATGCTGAGCGACGGCGCCCGCACCAAGTCTGCGCTCGACCGGCTGTCGGGCCTCGGCATCCGCATCTCGATCGACGACTTCGGCACCGGCTACTCGTCGTCGCTCGCGTCCCTCCGCCGCCTCCCGATCAGCGAGATCAAGATCGACCGCTCGTTCGTGATGAACATGGACGGCTGCGAGGACGACGCCGTGATCGTGCGCTCGACGATCGACCTGGGCCGGAACCTCGGCCTCTCGGTGGTCGCCGAGGGCGTCGAGAGCGAGCGGGTCTGGACGGAGCTGCGCCGGCTCGGCTGCACCTCCGCGCAGGGCTACTACCTCACCCGCCCCGTGCCGGCGGGCGAGCTGGAAGCCTGGCTGGCCGCGCGCGAGCACGACCAGGCGGCCTGACCCCGCCAGACGGTGTC includes:
- a CDS encoding Gfo/Idh/MocA family oxidoreductase, translated to MRDVGIGLIGSGFIAEAHFEGFSHVPAAAVRGVASPTPGNAARFAAKRGIPRHHTDYRALIEQPDVDVVCIGAPNDLHRDICVAAASAGKHVICEKPLATTRDDAAMLADLARRSAAVTAVPFVYRYYPTVREARARIAADEAGRLHFLHGSYLQDWLALVGDTNWRVDPAHGGASRAFG
- a CDS encoding EAL domain-containing protein, whose protein sequence is MRARAGAPGTGEEDDRSLLALIVETQRDIAAAGSNVEAVMELVLARSQALTGADGAMVSLVDGDELLTRAASGISAGLVGRRRPLRETVARAAIEGRVPLLISDRKSESLICVPLFQGEQVIGALSVLGASETRLDERNRQTMEMVSVILSAAVSYAALVAQSELSEYQAVHDALTDLPNRTLFRQRIAHAVADGEAEGGFAVVIMDLDRFKEINDSMGHHAGDALLVEVARRVEGALRTSDMVARLGGDEFGLLLRAPTGTAGLETVLDLVREAIEAPIMFHDVPLAISASMGVAAFPEHGRDVETLLRHADVAMYAAKRSDLPFALYDEADNRSDPSRLALIAELRRGLRRRELVLHYQPKARLASGVVDSVEALVRWNHPERGLVFPDAFIPLAQETGLIRPLTRHVLEEAVRQAREWQLAGLELAVSVNLSARNLLDVEFPDQVERLLTEAGLPPALLELEITETTMLSDGARTKSALDRLSGLGIRISIDDFGTGYSSSLASLRRLPISEIKIDRSFVMNMDGCEDDAVIVRSTIDLGRNLGLSVVAEGVESERVWTELRRLGCTSAQGYYLTRPVPAGELEAWLAAREHDQAA